GGTGCTTTGTGATCGTGCGGACGATCAATGCCTGCACCGGAGGATCGATGGGCGATCCGACCACCCGGTATGTGGACTGCCCGCAGCCCGGGAAGTCGGGCAACCCCTGTGTGGACGCGAACGGCCGCCCCCTCTTCTCCGTCGGCCCGGACGGGATCGCCTGCGGGCGGGCGGGGGCTGTTGCTTCCATGCACCCCCGCTCCAGCCTACAAGGGATTGAGAAACTATAATGGACACAACGCCCTTCCCATAAGAGAAAGCTTTCCGGAGGTCGCTATGCGAGGCGCTGTCCCGGTCGCTCTGCTGGCCTTCCTGCTCTTCGGATGTGGGATGAATCCTCCCTCTCCTTCCGCGTTCAAGGCCCAGCCGGAAGCCTTTTCGACCAGAGGGCCCAGCGAGCTGTCCTCCCGTTCCACCCTCATGCCCACGGGAACGGCTTCTCCCCTTCCCACGGCCACTTCCACACCCCCGGCCTCGATGACGCCGGAGCGCCCGGCATCGCCGACCCGACCGCCTCGGCCTTCTGTGACCCCGACCGCCCCCCGCCCGACCCGAACGCCAGGGCCCTCTCCGACGCCGGCCCCCACCCGCACGCCGGCACCCTCTCCGACCGCCGTTTCGAATCCCTCCACCCGCCCCCTCCATCCTCCCGCCCCCCGGCGGGTCCTGGCCAATTACTTCCCCTGGTATGACCCGGGCACCTGGTCCACCGGCTGCACGTCCGATGCGGATCAGCCCCGGGATGGCGTCTACTCGTCCGATGATCCCGGGGTGATCGCCCGCCACATCGGCCAGGCCCGCGCCGCCGGCATCGATGGCTTCGCCGTCCACTGGTTCGCCCCCGGCAACCGCACGGATGGGAACCTCGAAAAAATCCTGAACCTCTCGCCCGAGGGCTTCTATTCGACGGTCACTTTCCTCTACCACATCCTCCCCGGAGCCAATCAGCCCGGGGTGGTGGACGCGCTGCGTTACCTGATCTCGCGCCACACGGCCCACCCCCGATTCCTGCGAGTGGCCGGGCGGCCGGTGATCTTCTTCAGCGACATGTATCGCGTCCCCGACGCCGCCGGGAACCGACCGGCCTCCGATCAGGATGTGGCGACCGCCGTGGCCCGCTGGGCGGAGATCCGCCAGGCCGTGGATCCCGATCACCACACATGGTGGATCGCTGAGGGGTTGAAGCCGGATTACCTCGCCGTCTTCGACGGCCTCTACGTCTACAAGATCGATCACGCCTGCTGCCCCACTGCCTACCGTGGGGCGCCGCGCTGGGCCGGATGGGTCCGGGACTGGGAACGCCGAACCGGCCAGCCCAAGCTCTGGGTCGGCACGGTGATGCCGGGATGGGATGACCTGAACTCGGCGCAGCCCCAGTGCGCCGACCTGCGGGTGAGCAGCGCCCCCTTCGCCCGGGACCGGGAGAACGGGGCTTACTACGCGCGGACATGGGAGGCCGTGCTGCCCACCCAGCCCGATCTGATCCTCATCCACTCCTTCAACGAGT
This is a stretch of genomic DNA from Thermoflexus sp.. It encodes these proteins:
- a CDS encoding glycoside hydrolase family 99-like domain-containing protein, yielding MRGAVPVALLAFLLFGCGMNPPSPSAFKAQPEAFSTRGPSELSSRSTLMPTGTASPLPTATSTPPASMTPERPASPTRPPRPSVTPTAPRPTRTPGPSPTPAPTRTPAPSPTAVSNPSTRPLHPPAPRRVLANYFPWYDPGTWSTGCTSDADQPRDGVYSSDDPGVIARHIGQARAAGIDGFAVHWFAPGNRTDGNLEKILNLSPEGFYSTVTFLYHILPGANQPGVVDALRYLISRHTAHPRFLRVAGRPVIFFSDMYRVPDAAGNRPASDQDVATAVARWAEIRQAVDPDHHTWWIAEGLKPDYLAVFDGLYVYKIDHACCPTAYRGAPRWAGWVRDWERRTGQPKLWVGTVMPGWDDLNSAQPQCADLRVSSAPFARDRENGAYYARTWEAVLPTQPDLILIHSFNEWVEGSYIEPSVRFGDLYLQLTAQWAARYRGR